A stretch of Flavobacterium sp. N1994 DNA encodes these proteins:
- a CDS encoding KTSC domain-containing protein yields MNTKKIIEYRALLGVTKTATLKELKTIYRNCMKDIHPDTIQDAAERLAAEEKSTEIIAAYHFLVSIAPETLEKDKAEYTRITSSTNIADFYYEKGVLYITFLDGSAFEYFGVLRPIYIKMVNAESPSRFARRHIYNDYIYRSTSKLVAAE; encoded by the coding sequence ATGAATACAAAAAAAATTATTGAATACCGAGCATTATTAGGAGTTACGAAGACTGCCACCTTGAAAGAGCTAAAAACTATTTATAGAAACTGTATGAAAGACATTCATCCGGATACTATTCAGGATGCAGCAGAACGTTTGGCAGCAGAGGAGAAAAGCACAGAAATTATTGCAGCATATCATTTCTTAGTAAGTATTGCACCCGAAACTTTAGAGAAAGACAAAGCCGAATACACTCGCATCACTTCAAGTACTAACATTGCCGACTTCTATTATGAAAAAGGAGTGCTTTACATTACGTTCCTTGATGGTAGTGCTTTTGAATACTTTGGTGTTTTAAGACCTATTTATATCAAAATGGTCAATGCTGAATCGCCAAGTCGTTTTGCCAGAAGACACATTTATAATGACTATATCTATAGAAGTACTTCTAAATTAGTAGCCGCTGAATAG
- a CDS encoding Two component regulator three Y domain protein — MKTIFTYITMLFVSASLFAEISPAEKNALVKLNKATKGSQWINKWDLKSPVTTWYGVEIQNDKVVSIKLVNNNLNGELPKEIGDLASLQVLNLFRNNLTGALPTSIGNLKNLTKLNIAFNQISGALPEALGNAKQLKSIEMHMNRLTGVLPVAVGNLANLETLSLFNNEIEGQIPASYYQLKSLKVLLLNSNKLTGKLDKEVSNLSSLETLSLFENKMDGQVPFDLEKLGHLKEMNISYNMFNGLVSKNLSKLDTLNMTMVNEQGVATTLKVSIDKNSAFAADE; from the coding sequence ATGAAAACAATTTTTACCTACATCACAATGCTTTTTGTTTCAGCATCACTGTTTGCTGAAATATCACCAGCCGAGAAAAATGCTTTAGTTAAATTAAACAAAGCTACTAAAGGCTCACAATGGATTAACAAATGGGATTTGAAATCACCAGTAACCACTTGGTATGGTGTAGAAATCCAAAACGATAAAGTAGTTTCTATTAAATTAGTAAATAATAATCTTAATGGAGAATTGCCAAAAGAAATTGGTGATTTAGCTTCATTGCAAGTTTTGAATCTTTTCAGAAACAATCTTACAGGTGCTTTACCAACTTCTATTGGTAATTTAAAGAACTTGACTAAATTGAATATTGCGTTCAATCAAATATCTGGAGCTTTACCAGAAGCTTTAGGGAATGCTAAACAATTGAAATCAATTGAAATGCACATGAACCGTTTAACAGGTGTATTGCCTGTAGCGGTTGGGAATTTAGCTAATCTTGAGACTTTGTCTTTATTTAATAATGAAATCGAAGGTCAGATACCAGCTTCTTACTACCAATTGAAATCGTTGAAAGTATTGTTGTTAAACAGTAACAAACTTACTGGTAAATTAGACAAAGAAGTTTCTAATCTTTCTTCTTTAGAAACCTTGAGTTTGTTTGAAAATAAAATGGATGGTCAAGTACCATTTGATTTAGAAAAATTAGGACACTTGAAAGAAATGAATATTTCTTATAATATGTTCAACGGATTAGTTTCAAAAAACTTATCTAAACTTGATACTTTAAATATGACAATGGTAAATGAGCAAGGTGTTGCTACTACATTAAAAGTAAGTATCGATAAAAATTCAGCTTTCGCAGCTGACGAATAG
- a CDS encoding DUF1761 domain-containing protein, which yields MNINFLALLLAALSALVVGFIWYNPKVFGNVWMKEIGMEEEEMKGGNMFKMLASTFIYAFLVSFVLQMVVIHQFGALGMVGGDPSKALPSYNAFMADYGTAFRTFKHGALHGFIAGLFMIFPVIGTSALYERRSFKYVMITAGFWIVCFTIMGGIICMMQ from the coding sequence ATGAACATCAATTTTTTAGCATTATTACTTGCTGCATTATCCGCACTAGTTGTTGGATTTATTTGGTACAACCCAAAAGTTTTTGGAAACGTTTGGATGAAAGAAATCGGAATGGAAGAAGAAGAAATGAAAGGAGGCAACATGTTTAAAATGTTGGCTAGCACTTTCATTTATGCTTTTCTTGTTTCATTTGTATTACAAATGGTAGTCATTCATCAATTTGGAGCCTTAGGAATGGTTGGAGGTGACCCTTCAAAAGCTTTACCTTCTTATAATGCTTTTATGGCTGATTATGGAACAGCATTTCGTACATTCAAACACGGAGCTCTACATGGTTTCATTGCGGGATTATTCATGATTTTTCCAGTAATAGGAACAAGTGCTTTGTACGAAAGAAGAAGTTTTAAATATGTTATGATAACGGCTGGATTCTGGATTGTTTGCTTTACGATCATGGGTGGTATCATCTGTATGATGCAATAA
- a CDS encoding GNAT family N-acetyltransferase: METTTYKIYSTISQLPSSWDTVASENAFLQTSYLKVLDKSAPTNMQCFYIGIFENTELIGVALAQYLDVNKLESFGERDQCLKTYVRNFVFKNFASHVLFLGNNMITGQNGYVFNKNMDFKSISELLVACADEIIKYFKSKNTKIHIVSFKDFYQHCADELKKFDFASMYEFNTQPNMIFDLNPNWKTNEDYIAAFSKKYRDQYKRAHKKIEGITNRELTWEEIVSNEERIYELYHHVAKNAPFNTFFLAENHFSSFKKQCGDRFKLVGYFLEEKLVGFHTLLLNGTVLETYFLGYDEQVQKEKMLYLNMLYNMTKFGIDNQFKKIIFGRTALEIKSSIGAAPLLMTGFIYHTNKWVDKLMPKLFPRLEPTVVWQQRHPFKEH; the protein is encoded by the coding sequence TTGGAAACAACTACCTATAAAATATATTCCACTATCTCACAACTTCCCAGCTCTTGGGATACAGTTGCTAGTGAGAATGCCTTTTTACAAACTTCTTATTTGAAAGTGTTGGACAAGTCTGCTCCTACCAATATGCAATGTTTCTACATAGGTATTTTTGAAAATACAGAATTGATTGGGGTAGCCTTGGCACAATATCTTGATGTGAATAAGCTAGAGTCCTTTGGAGAAAGAGATCAATGTCTCAAAACCTATGTTCGGAATTTTGTGTTCAAAAACTTTGCTTCTCATGTTTTATTTCTTGGAAACAATATGATTACTGGTCAAAACGGTTATGTGTTCAATAAAAATATGGACTTTAAAAGCATAAGCGAATTATTAGTAGCCTGTGCCGATGAGATTATTAAGTATTTTAAAAGTAAGAATACGAAAATACATATCGTTTCCTTCAAAGATTTTTACCAACATTGTGCCGATGAACTCAAAAAGTTTGACTTTGCCTCGATGTATGAGTTCAATACACAACCTAACATGATCTTTGATTTGAACCCTAATTGGAAAACCAATGAAGATTATATAGCCGCCTTTTCCAAAAAATACCGGGACCAATATAAACGAGCGCACAAAAAGATTGAAGGCATAACCAATCGAGAATTAACTTGGGAAGAAATTGTTTCAAACGAAGAACGCATTTATGAATTGTACCATCACGTGGCTAAAAATGCTCCCTTTAACACGTTCTTCTTAGCTGAAAATCATTTTTCCAGTTTTAAAAAACAGTGTGGTGACCGATTTAAATTGGTGGGCTATTTTTTAGAGGAGAAATTAGTAGGCTTTCACACCTTACTTTTAAACGGAACCGTTTTAGAAACTTACTTTCTAGGCTATGACGAGCAAGTCCAAAAAGAAAAAATGCTTTATTTAAACATGTTGTACAACATGACAAAGTTTGGCATTGACAACCAATTCAAAAAAATAATTTTTGGGAGAACGGCTTTAGAGATCAAAAGCTCTATTGGTGCTGCACCCTTGCTGATGACAGGATTTATATATCACACCAATAAATGGGTAGATAAATTAATGCCTAAACTATTTCCTCGTTTAGAGCCCACTGTTGTTTGGCAACAACGCCATCCTTTCAAAGAACACTAA
- a CDS encoding helix-turn-helix domain-containing protein, with protein MLFQFGFYSSLLLITFSQGIVYSLLLLVKAIKTETNSNYWLSIFIFLCSLFVAPWMLGFAGWYDNQPYRDFLFYTPFQHLFFIGPVIYFYTQSLLNPSFRLTKRNFLHLVPGILYLFYTLFMWIYDKYIFKDYYFYKDGIDKDFESWYHNTGMVSMAIYFIASIRYYNLYRKLMFQVVSYADSILFQWIKTYLYSFLIMLVLPIVFDTITIFYPELNSYTGSWWFFLFFSIVMYYIAVTGYANPIVTKIPFEISVFDKKPALLLANNFSVEEAIIDIEHETFEAQTSPEIETWKKKIENIIAEEKLYQNPELTLTDLAKKLDTNAAVISKAINQGFGLNFNDFINNFRIEAVKRSFQQGEHKKSTLLGIAFDCGFNSKATFNRAFKKNTGLSPKEFIEKL; from the coding sequence ATGCTTTTCCAATTTGGTTTTTACAGTTCGTTGCTTCTCATCACTTTCTCTCAAGGGATTGTTTATAGTTTGTTGCTTTTAGTAAAAGCTATTAAAACGGAAACCAATTCCAATTACTGGCTGAGTATCTTTATTTTCTTGTGCAGTCTATTCGTGGCTCCTTGGATGTTAGGATTTGCGGGTTGGTATGACAATCAGCCTTATCGGGATTTCCTATTTTATACCCCATTTCAGCATTTATTCTTTATTGGACCAGTAATCTATTTTTACACTCAAAGTTTACTCAACCCCTCCTTTCGGTTAACCAAAAGAAACTTTTTGCATTTAGTTCCTGGGATTTTGTACTTGTTCTACACCTTATTTATGTGGATTTACGACAAGTATATTTTTAAAGATTATTATTTCTATAAAGATGGTATTGATAAAGATTTTGAAAGTTGGTACCACAATACCGGTATGGTTTCCATGGCAATCTATTTTATAGCTTCTATCCGCTATTATAATTTGTATCGAAAATTAATGTTTCAAGTGGTCAGTTATGCCGATAGTATTTTGTTTCAATGGATTAAAACCTATCTCTATAGTTTTTTAATCATGCTGGTGCTACCGATTGTCTTTGATACCATCACTATTTTTTATCCAGAATTAAATTCCTATACCGGAAGCTGGTGGTTTTTTCTATTCTTTTCGATTGTCATGTATTATATAGCCGTAACGGGTTATGCTAATCCTATTGTAACCAAAATTCCATTTGAAATTTCAGTATTTGATAAAAAGCCAGCTTTACTTTTAGCCAATAATTTCAGTGTAGAAGAAGCTATAATTGATATTGAACATGAAACTTTTGAAGCTCAGACTTCTCCTGAAATTGAAACTTGGAAAAAGAAAATCGAAAATATAATAGCTGAAGAGAAACTTTATCAAAATCCAGAACTTACTTTGACTGATTTGGCTAAAAAGTTAGATACTAATGCTGCAGTAATTTCAAAAGCGATAAACCAAGGGTTTGGATTAAACTTCAACGACTTCATCAACAACTTCCGAATTGAAGCGGTAAAAAGAAGTTTCCAACAAGGAGAACATAAAAAATCGACTTTGCTTGGCATTGCCTTTGATTGCGGATTTAATTCTAAAGCTACTTTTAACAGAGCTTTCAAAAAAAACACAGGGCTTTCCCCAAAAGAATTTATCGAAAAGCTGTAA
- a CDS encoding DUF2807 domain-containing protein: MKTILITIAMTLVTILSSAQLKGSGKTITKTYDYQNFDKVFFDDLDGNLQIEVGKPFSISITIDDNLINLLSVIEDSSKKGLTISLKGNRNNKLYIEDTKIKVTITMPFLSEVSNNGNSGLNVTNINSKNFKSINPVNGSTTLSGIVDNLEVLCKGNGNLNATKLQAKKAIIVCKGNGNAKVNVSNEIKQTRSGNGNIQNIGSAKAI, translated from the coding sequence ATGAAAACAATTCTAATTACAATCGCAATGACTTTAGTAACTATATTGTCATCAGCACAACTAAAAGGTTCAGGAAAAACCATTACCAAAACCTATGATTATCAAAATTTTGACAAAGTGTTTTTTGATGATTTGGATGGAAATCTCCAAATAGAAGTTGGAAAACCATTTAGTATTTCGATTACAATAGATGACAATTTAATAAACTTGCTATCCGTAATTGAAGACTCCTCCAAAAAAGGATTGACCATTTCTTTAAAAGGCAATCGCAATAACAAACTATATATTGAAGATACTAAAATCAAAGTAACAATCACGATGCCCTTTTTATCTGAAGTAAGCAATAACGGGAACTCTGGATTGAATGTTACGAATATTAACAGTAAAAATTTCAAATCCATAAATCCAGTAAACGGAAGTACGACACTATCTGGCATTGTAGATAATTTGGAGGTATTGTGTAAAGGAAATGGAAATTTAAATGCGACCAAATTACAAGCCAAAAAGGCAATTATTGTTTGTAAAGGCAACGGAAACGCAAAAGTAAATGTATCGAACGAGATAAAACAAACAAGATCAGGAAACGGAAATATTCAAAACATTGGTTCGGCAAAAGCTATTTAA
- a CDS encoding DoxX family membrane protein, translating to MKLLKRITTPILSPHWSQDFLLAIPRIVCGFLLTSSFGADKFGLPWSPADKNLGLFEVAFWFPNDVAAYGGLFAIAPAFFAWMGAFSEAVGGIFLVLGLQTRIASFLIMGTMLVAIFMQQIHNGMWNYLPAMGFLWVGLFYMIQGSGRFGIDYLLTRKKTS from the coding sequence ATGAAACTACTAAAAAGAATTACAACCCCTATTTTGTCACCCCATTGGTCGCAAGATTTCTTATTAGCCATTCCAAGAATCGTTTGTGGCTTTCTATTAACATCTAGTTTTGGTGCTGATAAATTTGGGTTGCCTTGGTCACCCGCTGATAAAAACTTAGGTCTCTTTGAAGTCGCCTTTTGGTTTCCTAATGATGTAGCAGCTTACGGAGGATTATTTGCCATTGCTCCAGCCTTCTTTGCTTGGATGGGCGCTTTTAGTGAAGCGGTTGGCGGTATCTTTTTAGTACTTGGACTCCAAACTCGTATCGCTTCATTCTTAATTATGGGAACGATGTTGGTCGCTATTTTTATGCAACAAATCCATAATGGTATGTGGAATTACTTGCCTGCTATGGGATTCCTGTGGGTTGGTCTTTTCTATATGATTCAGGGTTCTGGCCGATTTGGCATTGATTATTTACTAACTCGTAAAAAAACTTCCTAA
- the abc-f gene encoding ribosomal protection-like ABC-F family protein produces the protein MLNIHNLSVSFGGTYLFEEVTFRLGSGDRVGLVGKNGAGKSTMLKILAGDFKPDSGQIATEKEVKIGFLRQDIDFVKGRTVLEEAYQAFEEIKRAELKIDEINHQLVTRTDYESQSYSDLIEQLSDVTHHFEILGGYNYVGDTEKILLGLGFKREDFENQTDTFSGGWRMRIELAKLLLQSNDILLLDEPTNHLDIESIIWLEGFLRNFPGVVVIVSHDKMFLDNVTNRTIEISLGKAYDFNKPYSQYLVLREEIREKQLATQKNQAKKIEETEKLIEKFRAKASKASMAQSLIKKLDKVERIEVDEDDNSVMNISFPLSQTPGRVVIEAEHVTKAYGDKVILKDISLLVERGSKIAFVGQNGQGKSTFIKAIVNEFKYDGSIKLGHNVQLGYFAQNQAEYLDGEITLLETMTNAATDGNRSRVRDMLGSFLFRGDDVEKKVKVLSGGERNRLALCKLLLQPINVLVMDEPTNHLDIKSKNVLKAALQKYEGTLLLVSHDRDFLQGMSNIVYEFKDQKIKEYLGDINFFLEQRNAVNMREIEKKDVVVAATKETKNISYEDQKKSKSLQNRLSKIESQIKQIEIDIQNDDKALASNYDKHVEDANFFIAYNKKKSELDKLLEDWEIVQGEIDNL, from the coding sequence ATGTTAAACATTCACAATTTATCGGTTTCGTTTGGTGGTACGTATCTTTTTGAAGAGGTGACTTTTCGATTAGGTTCTGGAGATAGAGTAGGACTGGTGGGAAAGAACGGTGCTGGAAAATCAACTATGCTCAAGATTTTAGCGGGTGATTTTAAGCCAGATAGCGGCCAAATTGCTACTGAAAAAGAAGTTAAAATAGGGTTTCTTCGTCAGGATATCGATTTTGTCAAAGGGAGAACCGTTTTAGAGGAAGCTTATCAAGCTTTTGAAGAAATCAAAAGAGCTGAATTAAAAATTGACGAAATCAATCACCAATTGGTGACCCGAACGGATTACGAAAGTCAAAGCTACTCTGATTTGATTGAACAATTAAGTGATGTTACACATCATTTTGAAATATTAGGAGGTTATAATTATGTAGGCGACACCGAAAAAATCCTTTTAGGATTGGGTTTCAAAAGAGAAGATTTCGAAAATCAAACGGATACTTTTTCTGGGGGTTGGAGAATGCGTATCGAATTAGCCAAGTTGTTATTACAATCTAATGATATCCTTTTACTAGATGAACCTACGAATCACTTAGATATTGAGAGTATCATTTGGCTCGAAGGGTTTTTAAGAAACTTTCCGGGCGTTGTTGTCATTGTATCGCACGATAAGATGTTTTTGGATAATGTGACTAATAGAACGATTGAAATCTCTTTAGGGAAAGCGTATGACTTTAATAAGCCGTATTCACAATACTTAGTATTAAGAGAAGAAATCCGAGAAAAACAATTAGCCACTCAAAAGAATCAAGCCAAGAAAATAGAAGAGACTGAGAAACTTATTGAAAAGTTCCGTGCCAAAGCTTCTAAAGCCTCTATGGCGCAATCACTCATCAAGAAATTAGATAAAGTAGAACGCATCGAAGTAGATGAAGATGATAACTCGGTAATGAACATTTCGTTTCCTTTATCACAAACACCCGGAAGAGTGGTAATCGAAGCAGAGCATGTGACCAAAGCCTATGGGGATAAAGTCATTTTAAAAGACATTTCCCTTTTAGTGGAACGTGGAAGTAAGATTGCTTTCGTGGGTCAAAACGGACAAGGAAAATCAACCTTTATCAAAGCTATTGTCAACGAATTCAAATACGATGGTTCGATTAAGTTAGGTCATAACGTGCAGTTAGGCTATTTTGCCCAAAACCAAGCGGAGTATTTAGATGGAGAAATCACTTTATTAGAAACCATGACGAATGCGGCGACAGATGGTAATCGTTCTAGAGTGCGTGATATGTTGGGTTCTTTTTTGTTTAGAGGTGATGATGTAGAAAAGAAAGTCAAAGTATTATCGGGAGGGGAACGAAATCGACTGGCGTTGTGCAAATTATTATTACAGCCTATCAATGTATTGGTAATGGATGAGCCTACCAATCACTTAGATATTAAATCAAAGAATGTATTGAAAGCGGCACTTCAGAAATATGAAGGCACTTTGCTTTTAGTATCCCACGACAGGGATTTTCTACAAGGAATGTCTAATATTGTTTATGAATTCAAAGACCAAAAGATTAAAGAATATTTAGGGGATATCAATTTCTTCTTAGAGCAAAGAAACGCCGTTAACATGCGAGAAATTGAGAAAAAAGACGTAGTTGTTGCGGCAACAAAAGAAACCAAAAACATCTCCTACGAAGATCAAAAGAAAAGCAAATCATTACAAAATCGTTTGAGTAAAATAGAAAGTCAAATCAAACAAATCGAAATTGATATTCAAAATGATGATAAAGCTTTGGCTTCTAATTATGATAAGCATGTAGAAGATGCTAATTTCTTCATCGCTTACAACAAAAAGAAATCAGAACTTGACAAACTGCTTGAGGATTGGGAAATCGTACAAGGAGAGATAGATAATTTATAA
- a CDS encoding DUF983 domain-containing protein produces MLKKGSKLNSILTGSCPRCQEESMYVDQNPYNLKNIYNMHENCSHCGLHYQIEPSFFYGAMYVSYGLTVGIGVAVFIISKLILGLDLITTFIAIIVGLIVLMPITARISRNIYINIFVGYDKEATKK; encoded by the coding sequence ATGTTAAAAAAAGGATCCAAACTAAATAGTATTTTAACAGGAAGTTGTCCAAGATGCCAAGAAGAAAGCATGTATGTGGACCAAAATCCATACAATCTAAAAAATATCTACAATATGCATGAAAACTGCAGCCATTGTGGACTGCATTATCAGATAGAGCCTTCTTTCTTTTATGGCGCTATGTATGTCAGTTATGGTTTAACCGTTGGTATTGGTGTAGCCGTATTTATCATCTCAAAACTAATCCTAGGGTTAGATTTGATTACCACCTTTATCGCCATTATAGTTGGATTAATTGTTTTAATGCCTATTACTGCTAGGATATCACGAAATATTTACATCAATATTTTTGTGGGTTACGACAAAGAAGCCACTAAGAAGTAG
- a CDS encoding NAD(P)/FAD-dependent oxidoreductase, with the protein MVDYIIVGSGLAGIAFAETLLHNNKSFVVFENYSQNSTKIAGGLYNPVILKRFSEVWNAKQQLELADNFYQRVEAKLNTQVDFKLPIYRKFFSAEEQNNWFTASDKPNLALFLSTEIIHTKYKAIDAPFGYGQVLHTGYVDTVTLLNQYHAYLNDRNWFRKEVFDYDVLQVFDDYIAYQNLKAKHIVFAEGFGMHANPFFKHLPLDGTKGELFVIKAPDLDIDVIVNTSVFILPLGNALFKVGATYNWEDKTDVPTEEGKQELIDRIKEIITCEFEIIEHFAGVRPTVKDRRPLLGTHPKYKNIHILNGLGTRGVMLAPAMAIDLYDYIENGKPLDKTIDSNRYATS; encoded by the coding sequence ATGGTGGATTATATCATTGTGGGTTCTGGTTTAGCCGGAATCGCTTTTGCAGAAACGTTACTTCACAACAATAAATCATTTGTAGTGTTTGAAAACTATTCTCAAAATTCTACAAAAATTGCTGGCGGCTTATACAATCCAGTTATCTTAAAAAGGTTTAGTGAAGTTTGGAATGCTAAACAACAACTTGAATTAGCAGATAATTTTTATCAACGTGTGGAAGCCAAACTAAACACTCAAGTTGATTTTAAATTGCCTATTTACAGAAAGTTTTTTTCGGCAGAAGAACAAAATAATTGGTTTACTGCCTCAGACAAACCTAATTTAGCACTCTTTCTTTCTACAGAAATCATTCATACAAAGTATAAAGCAATCGATGCTCCTTTTGGTTACGGACAAGTATTGCATACTGGTTATGTTGATACGGTTACTTTATTAAATCAGTATCATGCTTATTTAAATGATCGAAATTGGTTTAGAAAAGAGGTTTTCGATTATGATGTCTTACAGGTTTTTGATGACTATATAGCCTATCAAAACTTAAAAGCTAAACATATTGTGTTTGCTGAAGGCTTTGGAATGCATGCTAATCCATTTTTTAAGCATTTGCCACTCGATGGTACAAAAGGAGAGTTATTTGTTATTAAAGCTCCTGATTTGGATATAGATGTCATTGTGAATACTAGTGTGTTTATTTTGCCATTAGGGAATGCCCTTTTTAAAGTTGGTGCCACTTATAACTGGGAGGACAAAACGGACGTCCCTACCGAAGAAGGAAAACAAGAACTTATCGACCGAATCAAAGAAATCATAACTTGTGAATTTGAAATTATTGAACATTTTGCAGGTGTAAGACCCACAGTAAAGGATAGAAGACCTTTACTTGGGACTCATCCTAAATATAAAAACATTCACATTCTCAACGGACTTGGCACAAGAGGTGTTATGCTAGCTCCAGCAATGGCCATCGATTTATATGATTATATCGAAAACGGGAAACCGTTAGATAAGACTATTGATAGTAACAGGTATGCTACTTCTTAG
- the gldN gene encoding gliding motility protein GldN, with protein MKIKNLLSVAFAVVWTLSSFAQSNLLNAKTPEEIGKKTPAQLISDNDKPLPYGYVHDRDVLMGKTIWEFVDVDERINFPLYYPIDTAFVGKERRSLFDVLVKNIKNGKITEIYGDDYFNTKKTFKDMESSFTYIDTTDAGKDEINNYYDDYKSGKKVLDPQFINKKELDASYISGYKIKGFWYFDKRQGELKYRLLAICPVTPEARDAGNDKADVIDLFWVYFPTIRDILHEAKAFNDKNSAMPITFDHLLNSRRFNGEIYKEENVYGDRMIEQYMKDNAQSQLLESERIKEKIRDFESDMWNY; from the coding sequence ATGAAAATTAAAAATCTTTTATCAGTAGCTTTTGCAGTAGTATGGACTTTATCCTCTTTTGCTCAGTCAAACTTGTTAAATGCCAAAACTCCAGAGGAGATTGGTAAAAAAACACCTGCTCAGTTAATTTCTGATAATGATAAACCATTGCCTTATGGCTACGTTCATGACAGAGATGTATTGATGGGCAAAACAATTTGGGAGTTTGTAGATGTTGATGAAAGAATTAATTTTCCTTTATACTATCCTATTGATACCGCTTTTGTTGGAAAAGAAAGAAGATCATTATTTGATGTTCTAGTAAAAAACATCAAGAATGGTAAAATAACTGAAATTTATGGTGATGATTATTTCAATACAAAGAAGACATTCAAGGATATGGAATCTTCTTTCACCTATATTGATACTACTGATGCTGGTAAAGATGAGATTAATAACTATTACGATGATTACAAATCTGGAAAAAAAGTATTAGATCCTCAATTTATCAACAAAAAAGAGTTAGATGCAAGTTATATTTCTGGATATAAGATAAAAGGATTTTGGTATTTTGACAAACGTCAAGGAGAATTGAAATATAGATTATTAGCAATTTGCCCAGTTACTCCAGAAGCACGTGATGCTGGAAATGACAAAGCAGATGTTATTGACTTATTTTGGGTTTACTTCCCTACCATTCGAGATATTTTGCATGAAGCGAAAGCATTCAATGACAAGAATTCAGCCATGCCTATTACATTTGATCACTTGTTGAATTCCCGTAGGTTTAACGGTGAAATCTATAAAGAAGAGAATGTGTATGGCGATAGAATGATTGAACAGTACATGAAAGATAATGCGCAATCGCAATTGCTAGAATCTGAGCGTATCAAAGAAAAGATTCGAGATTTCGAATCAGATATGTGGAACTACTAA